A section of the Felis catus isolate Fca126 chromosome B2, F.catus_Fca126_mat1.0, whole genome shotgun sequence genome encodes:
- the SGK1 gene encoding serine/threonine-protein kinase Sgk1 isoform X4, whose translation MTVKTEAARGTLTYSRMRGMVAILIAFMKQRRMGLNDFIQKIANNSYACKHPEVQSILKISQPQEPELMNANPSPPPSPSQQINLGPSSNPHAKPSDFHFLKVIGKGSFGKVLLARHKAEEAFYAVKVLQKKAILKKKEEKHIMSERNVLLKNVKHPFLVGLHFSFQTADKLYFVLDYINGGELFYHLQRERCFLEPRARFYAAEIASALGYLHSLNIVYRDLKPENILLDSQGHIVLTDFGLCKENIEHNGTTSTFCGTPEYLAPEVLHKQPYDRTVDWWCLGAVLYEMLYGLPPFYSRNTAEMYDNILNKPLQLKPNITNSARHLLEGLLQKDRTKRLGAQDDFMEIKNHVFFSLINWDDLINKKITPPFNPNVSGPSDLRHFDPEFTEEPVPSSIGRSPDSILLTASVKEAAEAFLGFSYAPPVDSFL comes from the exons ATGACGGTGAAAACCGAGGCTGCTAGGGGCACCCTCACTTACTCCAGAATGAGGGGAATGGTAGCAATTCTCATCG CTTTCATGAAACAGAGGAGGATGGGCCTGAACGACTTTATTCAGAAGATTGCCAATAACTCCTACGCATGCAAACA CCCTGAAGTTCAGTCCATTTTGAAAATCTCCCAACCTCAGGAGCCTGAGCTTATGAATGCCAACCCTTCTCCTCCA CCAAGTCCCTCTCAGCAAATCAACCTTGGCCCGTCATCCAATCCTCATGCGAAACCATCTGACTTTCACTTCTTGAAAGTGATTGGCAAAGGCAGTTTTGGAAAG GTTCTTCTAGCAAGACACAAAGCAGAGGAAGCATTCTATGCAGTCAAAGTTTTACAGAAGAAAGCGATTCTGAAAAAGAAGGAG GAAAAGCATATTATGTCGGAACGGAATGTTCTACTGAAGAATGTAAAACACCCTTTCCTGGTGGGCCTTCACTTCTCCTTCCAGACCGCTGACAAATTGTACTTTGTCCTCGACTATATTAACGGTGGAGAG TTGTTTTACCATCTTCAGAGGGAACGTTGCTTCCTGGAACCACGGGCTCGTTTCTACGCTGCTGAAATAGCCAGTGCCTTGGGTTACCTGCACTCTCTGAACATCGTTTATAG AGACTTAAAACCAGAGAATATTTTGCTGGATTCACAGGGACACATTGTCCTTACTGACTTTGGGCTCTGCAAGGAGAACATCGAACACAATGGCACAACATCCACCTTCTGTGGCACGCCCGAG TATCTTGCACCTGAGGTGCTCCATAAGCAGCCTTACGACAGGACCGTGGACTGGTGGTGCCTGGGGGCCGTCTTATATGAGATGCTGTATGGCCTG CCTCCTTTTTATAGCCGAAACACAGCTGAGATGTACGACAACATTCTGAACAAGCCCCTCCAGCTGAAGCCCAACATTACCAATTCTGCCAGACACCTTCTGGAGGGCCTCCTACAGAAGGACAGAACCAAGAGGCTGGGCGCCCAGGACGACTTT ATGGAGATTAAGAATCACGTCTTCTTCTCCCTAATTAACTGGGACGATCTCATTAATAAGAAGATTACTCCCCCTTTTAACCCAAATGTG AGTGGACCTAGTGACCTGAGGCACTTTGATCCCGAATTTACCGAAGAGCCGGTCCCCAGCTCCATTGGCAGGTCCCCTGACAGCATCCTGCTCACAGCCAGCGTCAAGGAAGCGGCCGAGGCCTTCCTGGGCTTTTCGTACGCACCCCCTGTGGACTCTTTCCTCTGA
- the SGK1 gene encoding serine/threonine-protein kinase Sgk1 isoform X3: protein MGEMQGALARARLESLLRPRHKKRAEAQKRSESFLLTGLAFMKQRRMGLNDFIQKIANNSYACKHPEVQSILKISQPQEPELMNANPSPPPSPSQQINLGPSSNPHAKPSDFHFLKVIGKGSFGKVLLARHKAEEAFYAVKVLQKKAILKKKEEKHIMSERNVLLKNVKHPFLVGLHFSFQTADKLYFVLDYINGGELFYHLQRERCFLEPRARFYAAEIASALGYLHSLNIVYRDLKPENILLDSQGHIVLTDFGLCKENIEHNGTTSTFCGTPEYLAPEVLHKQPYDRTVDWWCLGAVLYEMLYGLPPFYSRNTAEMYDNILNKPLQLKPNITNSARHLLEGLLQKDRTKRLGAQDDFMEIKNHVFFSLINWDDLINKKITPPFNPNVSGPSDLRHFDPEFTEEPVPSSIGRSPDSILLTASVKEAAEAFLGFSYAPPVDSFL, encoded by the exons ATGGGGGAGATGCAGGGCGCGCTGGCCAGGGCCCGGCTCGAGTCCCTGCTTCGGCCCCGCCACAAAAAGAGGGCCGAGGCGCAGAAACGCAGCGAGTCCTTCCTGCTGACCGGCCTGG CTTTCATGAAACAGAGGAGGATGGGCCTGAACGACTTTATTCAGAAGATTGCCAATAACTCCTACGCATGCAAACA CCCTGAAGTTCAGTCCATTTTGAAAATCTCCCAACCTCAGGAGCCTGAGCTTATGAATGCCAACCCTTCTCCTCCA CCAAGTCCCTCTCAGCAAATCAACCTTGGCCCGTCATCCAATCCTCATGCGAAACCATCTGACTTTCACTTCTTGAAAGTGATTGGCAAAGGCAGTTTTGGAAAG GTTCTTCTAGCAAGACACAAAGCAGAGGAAGCATTCTATGCAGTCAAAGTTTTACAGAAGAAAGCGATTCTGAAAAAGAAGGAG GAAAAGCATATTATGTCGGAACGGAATGTTCTACTGAAGAATGTAAAACACCCTTTCCTGGTGGGCCTTCACTTCTCCTTCCAGACCGCTGACAAATTGTACTTTGTCCTCGACTATATTAACGGTGGAGAG TTGTTTTACCATCTTCAGAGGGAACGTTGCTTCCTGGAACCACGGGCTCGTTTCTACGCTGCTGAAATAGCCAGTGCCTTGGGTTACCTGCACTCTCTGAACATCGTTTATAG AGACTTAAAACCAGAGAATATTTTGCTGGATTCACAGGGACACATTGTCCTTACTGACTTTGGGCTCTGCAAGGAGAACATCGAACACAATGGCACAACATCCACCTTCTGTGGCACGCCCGAG TATCTTGCACCTGAGGTGCTCCATAAGCAGCCTTACGACAGGACCGTGGACTGGTGGTGCCTGGGGGCCGTCTTATATGAGATGCTGTATGGCCTG CCTCCTTTTTATAGCCGAAACACAGCTGAGATGTACGACAACATTCTGAACAAGCCCCTCCAGCTGAAGCCCAACATTACCAATTCTGCCAGACACCTTCTGGAGGGCCTCCTACAGAAGGACAGAACCAAGAGGCTGGGCGCCCAGGACGACTTT ATGGAGATTAAGAATCACGTCTTCTTCTCCCTAATTAACTGGGACGATCTCATTAATAAGAAGATTACTCCCCCTTTTAACCCAAATGTG AGTGGACCTAGTGACCTGAGGCACTTTGATCCCGAATTTACCGAAGAGCCGGTCCCCAGCTCCATTGGCAGGTCCCCTGACAGCATCCTGCTCACAGCCAGCGTCAAGGAAGCGGCCGAGGCCTTCCTGGGCTTTTCGTACGCACCCCCTGTGGACTCTTTCCTCTGA
- the SGK1 gene encoding serine/threonine-protein kinase Sgk1 isoform X5 — protein MKEEAIKSPLKAFMKQRRMGLNDFIQKIANNSYACKHPEVQSILKISQPQEPELMNANPSPPPSPSQQINLGPSSNPHAKPSDFHFLKVIGKGSFGKVLLARHKAEEAFYAVKVLQKKAILKKKEEKHIMSERNVLLKNVKHPFLVGLHFSFQTADKLYFVLDYINGGELFYHLQRERCFLEPRARFYAAEIASALGYLHSLNIVYRDLKPENILLDSQGHIVLTDFGLCKENIEHNGTTSTFCGTPEYLAPEVLHKQPYDRTVDWWCLGAVLYEMLYGLPPFYSRNTAEMYDNILNKPLQLKPNITNSARHLLEGLLQKDRTKRLGAQDDFMEIKNHVFFSLINWDDLINKKITPPFNPNVSGPSDLRHFDPEFTEEPVPSSIGRSPDSILLTASVKEAAEAFLGFSYAPPVDSFL, from the exons atgaaagaggaagctATAAAATCCCCTTTGAAAG CTTTCATGAAACAGAGGAGGATGGGCCTGAACGACTTTATTCAGAAGATTGCCAATAACTCCTACGCATGCAAACA CCCTGAAGTTCAGTCCATTTTGAAAATCTCCCAACCTCAGGAGCCTGAGCTTATGAATGCCAACCCTTCTCCTCCA CCAAGTCCCTCTCAGCAAATCAACCTTGGCCCGTCATCCAATCCTCATGCGAAACCATCTGACTTTCACTTCTTGAAAGTGATTGGCAAAGGCAGTTTTGGAAAG GTTCTTCTAGCAAGACACAAAGCAGAGGAAGCATTCTATGCAGTCAAAGTTTTACAGAAGAAAGCGATTCTGAAAAAGAAGGAG GAAAAGCATATTATGTCGGAACGGAATGTTCTACTGAAGAATGTAAAACACCCTTTCCTGGTGGGCCTTCACTTCTCCTTCCAGACCGCTGACAAATTGTACTTTGTCCTCGACTATATTAACGGTGGAGAG TTGTTTTACCATCTTCAGAGGGAACGTTGCTTCCTGGAACCACGGGCTCGTTTCTACGCTGCTGAAATAGCCAGTGCCTTGGGTTACCTGCACTCTCTGAACATCGTTTATAG AGACTTAAAACCAGAGAATATTTTGCTGGATTCACAGGGACACATTGTCCTTACTGACTTTGGGCTCTGCAAGGAGAACATCGAACACAATGGCACAACATCCACCTTCTGTGGCACGCCCGAG TATCTTGCACCTGAGGTGCTCCATAAGCAGCCTTACGACAGGACCGTGGACTGGTGGTGCCTGGGGGCCGTCTTATATGAGATGCTGTATGGCCTG CCTCCTTTTTATAGCCGAAACACAGCTGAGATGTACGACAACATTCTGAACAAGCCCCTCCAGCTGAAGCCCAACATTACCAATTCTGCCAGACACCTTCTGGAGGGCCTCCTACAGAAGGACAGAACCAAGAGGCTGGGCGCCCAGGACGACTTT ATGGAGATTAAGAATCACGTCTTCTTCTCCCTAATTAACTGGGACGATCTCATTAATAAGAAGATTACTCCCCCTTTTAACCCAAATGTG AGTGGACCTAGTGACCTGAGGCACTTTGATCCCGAATTTACCGAAGAGCCGGTCCCCAGCTCCATTGGCAGGTCCCCTGACAGCATCCTGCTCACAGCCAGCGTCAAGGAAGCGGCCGAGGCCTTCCTGGGCTTTTCGTACGCACCCCCTGTGGACTCTTTCCTCTGA